A portion of the uncultured Bacteroides sp. genome contains these proteins:
- a CDS encoding PASTA domain-containing protein yields MTIKKFFSFKENKYFWVNIIAMIVVAILLIVGLLKGLDIYTRHGEGIVVPDAKDMTVEQAKILFSHRGLLCVVADSGYVKNKPAGCVLDHNPVAGQKVKEGRIIYLTINTLDVPLRSVPDVADNSSVRQAQARVMASGFKLTENEFVSGERDWVYGVKYRGRQLLTGEKVPLGATLTLMVGDGTEVKDTLDQEVDSLGGTNNDSEAAPAKDDSWF; encoded by the coding sequence ATGACGATAAAGAAATTCTTTTCTTTCAAAGAAAATAAGTACTTCTGGGTAAATATCATTGCCATGATAGTGGTTGCTATTCTCTTGATAGTTGGTTTGCTCAAGGGATTGGATATTTATACCCGGCATGGGGAAGGCATTGTAGTACCTGATGCGAAAGACATGACTGTGGAACAGGCGAAAATATTATTCAGCCACAGAGGATTGCTGTGCGTAGTTGCCGATTCCGGTTATGTGAAAAATAAGCCGGCCGGCTGTGTACTTGATCATAATCCTGTTGCCGGACAAAAAGTGAAAGAAGGACGGATCATTTATCTTACAATCAATACACTTGACGTACCATTGCGTTCCGTTCCTGATGTAGCCGACAATAGCTCAGTGCGACAGGCACAAGCTCGTGTCATGGCCTCGGGCTTCAAACTGACTGAAAATGAGTTTGTAAGTGGTGAGAGGGATTGGGTTTATGGTGTTAAGTATAGAGGTCGTCAACTCCTTACCGGAGAGAAAGTGCCACTAGGTGCTACGCTAACCCTGATGGTTGGAGATGGAACAGAGGTTAAAGATACGCTTGATCAAGAGGTCGATAGTTTAGGCGGGACGAACAATGACTCTGAGGCTGCTCCTGCAAAAGATGATTCTTGGTTTTAA
- a CDS encoding RluA family pseudouridine synthase: protein MMQELPDDIENDIDDIEPVGDAAELYEHFRVVVDKGQALVRVDKYLFDRIVNASRNRIQKAAEAGFVMVNDKPVKSSYKVKPLDVITVMMDRPRYENEVIPEDIPLNIVYEDKYLMVVNKPAGLVVHPGHGNYSGTLVNALAWHLKDDPDYDVNDPRVGLVHRIDKDTSGLLVIAKTADAKTHLGLQFFNKTTKRQYRALVWGLVEEDEGTIVGNVARNPRDRMQMAVFSDPEIGKHAVTHYRVLERLGYVTLVECILETGRTHQIRVHMKHIGHVLFNDERYGGHEILKGTHFSKYKQFVNNCFDVCPRQALHAMTLGFVHPHTGEEMYFTSEMPDDMTLLIDKWRSYISNRDLE, encoded by the coding sequence ATGATGCAAGAACTACCTGACGACATAGAGAATGATATTGATGACATAGAACCTGTAGGTGATGCTGCTGAGTTGTATGAGCACTTTCGTGTGGTAGTAGATAAGGGACAGGCGCTTGTTCGCGTGGATAAATATTTGTTTGACCGAATTGTGAACGCTTCCCGAAACCGAATTCAGAAAGCTGCGGAGGCAGGCTTTGTGATGGTGAACGATAAGCCTGTGAAAAGTAGCTATAAGGTAAAGCCACTTGATGTTATAACAGTGATGATGGATCGCCCCCGCTATGAAAACGAGGTGATTCCAGAAGATATTCCCCTAAACATTGTATACGAGGACAAATACCTGATGGTGGTGAACAAACCGGCAGGCTTAGTGGTGCATCCGGGACATGGAAACTATAGCGGCACGTTGGTCAATGCACTGGCTTGGCATTTGAAAGATGATCCAGATTATGATGTCAATGATCCGCGCGTCGGATTAGTGCATCGAATAGATAAAGATACTTCGGGATTGTTGGTCATAGCTAAAACTGCGGATGCTAAAACACATCTTGGTTTACAGTTCTTCAATAAGACAACCAAGCGACAATATCGCGCATTGGTATGGGGACTTGTAGAAGAAGATGAGGGAACCATTGTAGGAAACGTAGCCCGCAACCCCAGAGATAGGATGCAAATGGCTGTCTTTTCAGATCCCGAAATAGGAAAACATGCGGTTACTCATTATCGGGTACTCGAACGTTTGGGTTATGTTACTTTGGTAGAGTGCATCCTTGAAACGGGGCGTACTCATCAAATCAGAGTACACATGAAGCATATAGGCCACGTACTGTTTAACGATGAACGCTACGGAGGTCACGAAATTCTTAAAGGAACTCATTTTAGTAAATACAAACAGTTTGTAAACAATTGCTTTGACGTTTGTCCTCGGCAGGCCTTGCACGCCATGACATTGGGGTTTGTACACCCTCACACAGGTGAGGAGATGTATTTTACTTCCGAGATGCCCGACGACATGACCCTGCTGATCGATAAATGGCGAAGCTACATAAGTAACAGAGATTTAGAATGA
- a CDS encoding D-alanine--D-alanine ligase, producing MKRIIAIVAGGDSSELPVSLRSAQGLYSFIDKEKYDLYIVEMQGLRWEVQLADEQKVPVDRNDFSFDNGTEKVKFDFAYITIHGTPGENGLLQGYLDMLHVPYSCCDVLPAAITFNKFTCNQYLKGFGIRVAESLMIRQGHEILDEEVMNKVSLPCFIKPNLGGSSFGVTKVKIQEQIQPAIQKAFDEAPEVVIEAFMDGTEITCGCYKTKTKEVVFPITEVVTGNEFFDYDAKYNGQVQEITPARLSDELTERVQLLTSAIYDILGCSGIIRIDYIITAGEKVNLLEINTTPGMTLTSFIPQQIAAAGLDIKDVMTDIIEDKL from the coding sequence ATGAAACGCATCATCGCCATTGTTGCCGGAGGAGATTCTTCCGAACTCCCCGTTTCCCTTCGCAGTGCCCAGGGACTTTATTCCTTTATTGATAAGGAAAAGTACGATTTGTATATTGTAGAAATGCAGGGCCTTCGTTGGGAAGTTCAGCTTGCCGACGAACAAAAGGTACCTGTAGACCGTAACGATTTTAGTTTTGATAACGGAACAGAGAAAGTCAAATTTGATTTTGCTTATATCACGATTCATGGCACACCGGGCGAGAACGGTTTGTTGCAAGGATATCTGGATATGCTCCATGTCCCTTATTCTTGTTGTGACGTACTTCCTGCTGCTATCACTTTCAACAAGTTTACCTGTAACCAGTATCTGAAAGGATTTGGTATCCGTGTAGCAGAATCTTTAATGATTCGCCAAGGACACGAGATTCTGGATGAAGAGGTGATGAATAAGGTAAGCTTACCTTGCTTTATAAAGCCCAATTTGGGCGGATCTAGTTTCGGCGTAACAAAAGTGAAAATCCAAGAACAGATACAGCCCGCTATACAAAAGGCTTTTGATGAAGCTCCTGAAGTGGTCATTGAAGCTTTTATGGATGGAACCGAAATAACCTGCGGATGTTACAAAACAAAAACGAAAGAAGTGGTGTTTCCTATAACAGAGGTGGTTACAGGTAATGAATTTTTTGATTACGATGCGAAATATAATGGTCAAGTCCAGGAGATTACCCCCGCTCGCTTGTCAGATGAACTGACTGAAAGGGTACAACTGCTCACTTCGGCTATTTACGACATCTTGGGATGCTCGGGTATCATTCGCATTGACTATATCATTACTGCCGGTGAAAAGGTGAACTTGCTTGAAATTAATACAACTCCCGGCATGACACTTACTAGCTTCATTCCTCAGCAAATTGCTGCAGCAGGCCTCGATATTAAAGATGTTATGACTGATATTATTGAAGATAAATTATGA
- a CDS encoding acyltransferase translates to MNITEFDEIRPYDDEELPQIFEELIADPAFQNAACIAMPSVPFETIAQKMRGCKTKLEFQKTFCYGLLWKIVSDFADGLTLDHTALPDMSKACTYISNHRDIILDSGFLSILLIDLKVNTVEIAIGDNLLIYPWIKKLVRINKSFIVQRGLAMRQMLEASARMSRYMHLTIMQKQQSIWIAQREGRAKDSNDRTQESVLKMLAIAGEGNLIERLLEMNIAPLALSYEYDPCDYLKAQEFQLKRDIEDYKKSTTDDLMNMKIGLFGYKGRVHFQVAETINHELLQLDPTLPKPELYACISALIDKKIHANYRMYPGNYVAHDLLNGDDTFVSHYTEAEKQRFESYIEQQLERIEIPHKDLPFLREKLLLMYANPLTNYLAAR, encoded by the coding sequence ATGAACATAACAGAGTTTGATGAGATTCGTCCTTATGATGATGAGGAACTTCCTCAGATCTTTGAAGAACTGATTGCTGATCCGGCCTTTCAGAATGCGGCGTGCATAGCCATGCCGAGCGTACCTTTTGAAACTATTGCTCAAAAGATGCGTGGTTGCAAAACTAAACTGGAGTTTCAGAAAACGTTTTGCTATGGCCTTTTGTGGAAGATAGTCAGTGATTTTGCAGACGGATTAACATTAGACCATACAGCTTTGCCCGATATGAGTAAAGCGTGTACTTATATATCCAATCACCGCGATATTATTCTCGATTCAGGATTTCTTTCTATTTTGTTGATCGATCTTAAGGTGAATACTGTGGAAATAGCCATTGGGGACAATCTTCTCATTTATCCTTGGATCAAGAAACTGGTTCGAATAAATAAATCTTTTATTGTGCAACGTGGATTGGCTATGCGCCAAATGCTGGAGGCATCTGCCCGCATGTCTCGCTACATGCATCTCACCATTATGCAAAAGCAACAATCCATTTGGATTGCCCAGCGTGAGGGACGTGCAAAAGACTCAAATGATCGTACACAAGAAAGTGTGTTGAAGATGCTGGCTATAGCTGGAGAGGGCAACTTAATTGAACGTTTGTTAGAAATGAATATTGCTCCTTTGGCACTTTCTTACGAATATGACCCGTGCGACTATCTTAAAGCACAGGAATTTCAACTTAAAAGAGATATTGAAGATTATAAAAAATCTACGACGGATGATCTGATGAATATGAAGATCGGACTTTTTGGGTATAAAGGCAGGGTGCACTTTCAGGTGGCTGAGACTATTAATCATGAGTTGCTGCAATTGGATCCTACTTTACCTAAGCCTGAACTATATGCTTGTATTTCAGCTTTGATAGATAAAAAAATACATGCCAATTACCGTATGTATCCCGGAAACTATGTAGCTCACGATTTGCTTAACGGTGATGATACGTTTGTTTCTCATTATACAGAAGCTGAGAAGCAACGCTTTGAATCGTATATAGAGCAACAACTCGAACGAATAGAAATCCCACATAAGGACTTACCGTTCTTGCGTGAGAAGCTTCTACTGATGTATGCCAATCCATTGACCAATTATCTGGCCGCCCGCTGA